A window of Streptomyces broussonetiae genomic DNA:
CACCCTCTACCGGGGGCTGGACAACGTCCTGCTGAGCGAGGTGCTGGAGGCGTTCTGGGACGCCTTCCACCGGGTGCAGCGGGATCTGGTGGACGTACCGCAGGACCCCCGGGTCACCTGCCGCCAGCACCGGGAGATCCTGGACGCGGTCCGGTCCGGGGACTCACTGCGGGCGGAGGGGGCCATAAGGGATCACTTCGGCAACATCCGTGTCCGCCTTTCCACCACCGGCTCGCCCCGGCCCTCCGGGACCACCGGCGCACAGCGCGCGCCCGAGCCCCACACGCGCCACAATGAACGGGTTTGACCGGTAAACACCGCGTTTCGCATCTTGCGATCATGCGGATCACCGTAGAACCCTGGATGTCCAAGCTGTCGCCGATTGGCGGCAGTTGGGGGGAAACCGGTTGCGGCACGGCAGCGGGGAGGGGGCCCGCTCATGAATCGGTGCCGAGGGGGGCATCCATGCAACCGGAAGGTCGCAGTCCTGTGTCTGTGCGGCGGCGAAGACGTGGTGACTGCGCGCCGCCACTGATTCCGCGCGTGCGGGCCCAGGGGAGCCGGCCGGGCGGCAAGGACCTACGAAACACGCGGTGACCTGCGTGTGGGGGGAATGACTCATGACGTCGACGCCGACGGGCGCCGGACAGAGCCACGCTCACGACGACCCGTCACGGACCACACGACTGCGAGCGGTCACGCACCGGACGGGCCAGTTCCACCGGATACGGAAGAGCCTGCCGAGATACGACTACGAGCACTACAGCCGGCTCGCGGGCCCGCTCACCCGGCCCGACCCGACCCGGCCGTACACGGTGCAGTACCGGTCGCTGCTCTCGCAGGAACCGCATCGCCTGCGCGCCGCGCTCATGCTGGGGGCGGCCCCGATCCTCTCGCTGGTGCTGCTGTTCTGGCTGCTCCGGCCCGAGCACTGGACCGAACGGGACTATCCCGCCCATGCCTTCCTGCCGGCCCTCGACACCGTCATGCTCGTCTCGATCGGTCTGATCGAGTTCTTCCGCTGCATGAACGTGCTGTCCAACGCACACGCCACGCTCGTCGCCCGCGACCCGGTCCCGGTGGTCCCCGAGTCCGGCACCCGCGTCGCCTTCATCACCACCTTCGTGCCCGGCAAGGAGCCGCTGGAGATGGTGACGAGGACCCTTCAGGCGGCGGTGCGGCTGCGGCACCGGGGGCTTGTGCACGTATGGCTGCTGGACGAGGGCGACGACCCGGCCGTCAAGGGGGTCTGCGCCCGGCTCGGCGTGCACCACTTCACCCGCAAGGGCGTCGAGCGGTGGAACCGGGCGAAGGGCCCGCACCGCGCGAGGACCAAGCACGGCAACTACAACGCCTGGCTGGAGGCGCACGGCGACGCCTACGACTTCTTCGCCTCCGTCGACACCGACCACGTCCCGCTGCCCAACTACCTGGAGCGGATGCTCGGTTACTTCCGCGACCCGGACGTCGGCTTCGTCATCGGCCCGCAGGTCTACGGCAACTACGACACGTTCGTCACCAAGGCCGCCGAGTCGCAGCAGTTCCTCTTCCACGCCCTGGTCCAGCGCGCCGGCAACCGCTACGGCGCGCCCATGTTCGTCGGCACCTCCAACGCCGTACGGATCAGGGCGCTGCAGCAGATCGGCGGGCTGTACGACTCGATCACCGAGGACATGGCGACCGGCTTCGAGATGCACCGGGCGAAGAACCCGGCGACGGGGCGCAGGTGGAAGTCGGTCTACACGCCGGACGTGCTCGCCGTCGGTGAGGGCCCGGCCGCCTGGACGGACTTCTTCACGCAGCAGCTGCGCTGGTCCCGGGGAACGTACGAGACGATCCTCAAGCAGTACTGGAAGGGCCTGTTCACGCTCGGGCCGGGCAAGTTCTTCAACTACACGATGATGATCATCTTCTACCCGATGTCCGCCCTCAACTGGATCCTCGCGGCGCTGAGCTGCGCCCTGTTCCTGGGTCTGGGCGCCTCGGGTGTGAACATCGACCCGGCCGTGTGGCTGATGCTGTACGGCAACGCCTCCGCGCTGCAGATAGGGCTGTACATCTGGAACCGGCGGCACAACGTCTCCCCGCACGAGCCGGAGGGCTCGGGCGGTGTGGCGGGCATGGTGATGTCCGCGCTGTCCGCGCCGATCTACGCCCGCTCGCTGATGGATGCGGTCCTGCGCCGCAAGAGCAGGTTCGTGGTGACGCCCAAGGGCGCATCGGCCAGCCCCGACACGCTGTTCGGGACGTTCCGGGTCCACTGGTTCTTCATCCTGGTCTTCGGCGGCTCGCTCGGCGCCGGTTTCGCGCTCGGCAACTCCCACCCCGCGATGATCACCTGGGCGGGCCTCGCCCTGCTGATCACCGCCTCGCCGATCTTCGCCTGGCGGTACACGCTGCGGCAGGAGAGGCGGGGGCCGGGGCGGGCGGCCGGAGCCGCCGAACCGCAGGACGCGGTGCCCGCGCCGCGGCCGGCCCCGCTGCTGCGGCAGCGGCCCTCCTGGGCGGGCGCCGGGCAGGCGGCGCGGCGGGCCGGGGACACCGAGCAGACCATGCAGATCACGCTTGGCGGACCGGGGGGACGTGAGGAATGAGGGACCAGGCCGGCCGCCGTCGCGTCCGTCGGCTCGCGATCGGTACGGCGGTAGTACTTGCGCTGGCCGGGACGAACGGGCCGTGGGTCTACCGCTTCGCCACCGCGCAGTACCACCAGTACAAGATCAACAGGCCCAAGTACAAGGCCGCGAACGGCCACTGGGACATCATCGAGTTCCCCAAGGAGTACCGGCAGGACACCATCCACGCGGCCCTCCTGCACACCGGAAAGGTGCTGCTGGTCGCGGGCTCGGGCAACAACCAGGACAACTTCGACGCCAGGAGGTTCGACACCCGGATCTGGGACCCGGCCAAGGGCACGATCAAGAAGGTCCCCACGCCCAACGACCTGTTCTGCACCGGCCACACGCAGCTCGCCGACGGCAGTCTGCTGATCGCGGGCGGCACCAAGCGGTACGAGAAGCTCAAGGGTGACGTCAAGAAGGCCGGTGGCGTCATGATTCTCTACAACGAGAACCCGGACAAGCCGATGACGCTGCCCGCGGGCACGGCATTCACCGGCAGGCAGAACGGCAGGACGTTCGTCTCGCAGGATCCGGTCCTGATCCCACGCGCCACGAAGGTCTTCGACAGAGGCGGCAAGTGGCTGCGGAACAACCCCGGTTACGGCCGTGTCTACGTCGAGGCGCCGCTCGAGGGCAGCCAGTTCGAGACCGGCACCCAGGACAACTACCGGATCCGGGGCCTGACCGGCGCCGACGCGCGCAACACCTACGGCATCGCGCAGAAGCTCGCCCTCGACAAGAAGGACTTCGAAGGCATCAGGGACGCCTACGAGTTCGACCCGGTCGCCGAGCGGTACATCAAGGTCGACCCGATGAACGAGGCCCGCTGGTACCCGACGCTCACCACGCTGTCGGACGGCAGGATCCTCAGCGTCTCCGGCCTCGACGACATCGGCCAGCTGGTGCCGGGCAAGAACGAGATCTTCGATCCGGCGACCAGGAAATGGACGTACACCACGAGGACCCGGCAGTTCCCGACGTATCCGGCGCTGTTCCTGATGCAGAACGGGAAGATCTTCTATTCGGGGTCCAACGCGGGGTACGGTCCGGCCGACGTCGGCCGGGAGCCCGGCATCTGGGATGTCGGCACCAACGCCTTCGCGAAGCTGCCCGGGCTCGGTGACCCGACGATGATGGAGACCTCCGGGACCGTGCTGCTGCCGCCGGCGCAGAACGAGAAGTTCATGGTGATCGGGGGCGGCGGTGTCGGCGAGTCGAAGCTGTCGAGCAGGAAGACGCGGCTGATCGATCTGCAGGCGCGCAGTCCCCGGTTCGCCGACGGGCCCGAGCTGGCGAAGGGGACCCGGTATCCGCAGGCCTCGATCCTGCCGGACGACACGGTCCTGGTGAGCGGCGGCTCCGAGGACTACCGGGGGCGCGGTGACTCCGACATCCTGCAGGCGCGGCTGTACCACCCGGACAGCAACAGCTTCACGCGGGTCGCCGATCCGCTGGTGGGCCGCAACTACCACTCCGGGTCGATCCTGCTGCCGGACGGGCGGGTGATGTTCTTCGGCTCCGACTCGCTGTACGGGGACAAGGCGAACACCAGGCCGGGGAAGTTCGAGCAGCGGATCGAGATCTACACGCCGCCGTATCTCTACCGGGGCTCACGGCCTTCGCTCGGCGGCGGCCCGCAGACCATTGCCCGGGGAGCGTCGGGGACCTTCACGTCGAGGCAGGCGGCCGGCATCCGGAAGGTGCGGCTGGTCCGGCCGAGTGCCTCGACGCATGTGACGGATGTGGATCAGCGGTCGATCGCGCTGGACTTCAGGACCTCAGGGGACCGGATCACGGTGCGGGTGCCGGAGAACCGGAACCTGGTGCAGTCGGGGTGGTACATGCTGTTCGTGGACGACGA
This region includes:
- the glxA gene encoding radical copper oxidase GlxA, which encodes MRDQAGRRRVRRLAIGTAVVLALAGTNGPWVYRFATAQYHQYKINRPKYKAANGHWDIIEFPKEYRQDTIHAALLHTGKVLLVAGSGNNQDNFDARRFDTRIWDPAKGTIKKVPTPNDLFCTGHTQLADGSLLIAGGTKRYEKLKGDVKKAGGVMILYNENPDKPMTLPAGTAFTGRQNGRTFVSQDPVLIPRATKVFDRGGKWLRNNPGYGRVYVEAPLEGSQFETGTQDNYRIRGLTGADARNTYGIAQKLALDKKDFEGIRDAYEFDPVAERYIKVDPMNEARWYPTLTTLSDGRILSVSGLDDIGQLVPGKNEIFDPATRKWTYTTRTRQFPTYPALFLMQNGKIFYSGSNAGYGPADVGREPGIWDVGTNAFAKLPGLGDPTMMETSGTVLLPPAQNEKFMVIGGGGVGESKLSSRKTRLIDLQARSPRFADGPELAKGTRYPQASILPDDTVLVSGGSEDYRGRGDSDILQARLYHPDSNSFTRVADPLVGRNYHSGSILLPDGRVMFFGSDSLYGDKANTRPGKFEQRIEIYTPPYLYRGSRPSLGGGPQTIARGASGTFTSRQAAGIRKVRLVRPSASTHVTDVDQRSIALDFRTSGDRITVRVPENRNLVQSGWYMLFVDDDQGTPSVAQWVKVP
- a CDS encoding glycosyltransferase family 2 protein; its protein translation is MTSTPTGAGQSHAHDDPSRTTRLRAVTHRTGQFHRIRKSLPRYDYEHYSRLAGPLTRPDPTRPYTVQYRSLLSQEPHRLRAALMLGAAPILSLVLLFWLLRPEHWTERDYPAHAFLPALDTVMLVSIGLIEFFRCMNVLSNAHATLVARDPVPVVPESGTRVAFITTFVPGKEPLEMVTRTLQAAVRLRHRGLVHVWLLDEGDDPAVKGVCARLGVHHFTRKGVERWNRAKGPHRARTKHGNYNAWLEAHGDAYDFFASVDTDHVPLPNYLERMLGYFRDPDVGFVIGPQVYGNYDTFVTKAAESQQFLFHALVQRAGNRYGAPMFVGTSNAVRIRALQQIGGLYDSITEDMATGFEMHRAKNPATGRRWKSVYTPDVLAVGEGPAAWTDFFTQQLRWSRGTYETILKQYWKGLFTLGPGKFFNYTMMIIFYPMSALNWILAALSCALFLGLGASGVNIDPAVWLMLYGNASALQIGLYIWNRRHNVSPHEPEGSGGVAGMVMSALSAPIYARSLMDAVLRRKSRFVVTPKGASASPDTLFGTFRVHWFFILVFGGSLGAGFALGNSHPAMITWAGLALLITASPIFAWRYTLRQERRGPGRAAGAAEPQDAVPAPRPAPLLRQRPSWAGAGQAARRAGDTEQTMQITLGGPGGREE